In one window of Prosthecobacter fusiformis DNA:
- a CDS encoding class I SAM-dependent methyltransferase: MNNDDQTTFRRNDYQSISGEQEFFVTPLLRQAIADVIDRYPAHLREAVCLDVGAGEEPLRRDIEKNGYNYQSLDIAQNQLNSIQYVTRIDVPLPVGLVPANYFDLILCTEVLEHVPDWNTAFANLFSLLKPGGIVLVTTPFFYMLHEEPHDYWRPTDHALRHHALMAGFEVLESKRLGCGWEVLGTLICSTSVCRKKKTIFSYIMAMPLYIIHFSLKFLLKRRLLQQFAELQSMFYLENIFVFQKRQIMSFKTT, from the coding sequence ATGAATAACGACGATCAGACGACATTCCGACGTAATGATTATCAATCGATCTCAGGGGAACAGGAATTCTTTGTCACCCCTTTGCTTCGGCAAGCCATCGCGGATGTGATTGATCGATATCCGGCGCATTTGCGTGAAGCCGTCTGTCTAGACGTTGGGGCAGGGGAAGAGCCATTGCGCAGAGATATTGAAAAGAACGGCTACAACTACCAAAGTTTAGATATAGCACAAAACCAACTGAATTCAATTCAATATGTAACTCGAATTGATGTCCCGTTACCTGTGGGACTTGTCCCGGCGAATTATTTTGACTTGATTCTCTGTACGGAAGTCTTGGAGCATGTTCCGGATTGGAACACAGCATTCGCCAACCTATTTTCGCTTCTCAAACCCGGAGGGATTGTCCTCGTTACCACACCGTTTTTTTACATGCTACACGAGGAGCCACATGATTACTGGAGGCCAACTGACCACGCTCTGCGCCATCATGCGCTAATGGCTGGCTTTGAAGTTCTAGAATCCAAGCGACTAGGCTGTGGTTGGGAAGTTTTGGGCACGCTTATTTGTTCGACTTCAGTTTGCCGAAAGAAGAAAACTATTTTTTCTTATATCATGGCGATGCCTTTATATATCATCCATTTTTCACTAAAATTCTTATTGAAGCGTCGGCTTCTTCAGCAGTTTGCTGAGCTGCAGAGTATGTTTTACCTTGAAAATATATTTGTCTTTCAAAAACGACAAATTATGTCATTCAAAACTACGTAA
- a CDS encoding glycosyltransferase family 4 protein codes for MKIAVISNVCGCSWAGSEEVWYRMALAALAGGDEVTACLHRDLHSGNPLELFRAREGRVLAWRRGRVARMEMIFQTFRPNFSDEKLGMPDLVLLSCGSLPAITHVPGLMGYLRGTATRFAVLCLFNAEALHISPSERNDVAWLLENAKSSIFVAAQNRSLAVRQFGVNLDNAAVLHGPLRELFDQPVPMPGEADEIVFSCVARLDILWKAQDILLEVLGSELWKNRTWKLRIYGAGADESHVRHLVKMYGLQERVSFEGYANNMREIWKTSHVMVLPSRGEGTPLATLEAMMCGRPVVTTDVGGNREVLEEGISGWIAEAATPYSFGKAMDRAWQDRARWVEMGRRAHDKALEIAKLEPSLKLLGILKSI; via the coding sequence ATGAAAATAGCTGTTATTTCAAATGTGTGTGGTTGCTCGTGGGCAGGCAGCGAAGAGGTTTGGTATCGGATGGCGCTAGCTGCACTGGCTGGGGGAGATGAAGTGACTGCTTGCCTGCATCGGGATTTGCACTCCGGAAATCCACTGGAATTATTCCGCGCAAGGGAGGGCCGCGTTTTGGCATGGCGAAGGGGACGCGTCGCGAGGATGGAGATGATATTCCAGACATTTCGGCCTAACTTCAGTGACGAGAAATTAGGAATGCCGGATTTAGTATTGCTATCCTGCGGCTCACTGCCCGCCATCACGCATGTGCCTGGTCTCATGGGCTATTTGCGTGGAACTGCAACCCGGTTTGCGGTGCTTTGCCTGTTTAATGCGGAAGCGCTCCATATTTCACCTTCAGAAAGGAACGACGTGGCATGGCTGCTGGAAAATGCCAAAAGCAGTATTTTCGTTGCAGCGCAGAACCGGTCTCTCGCGGTTCGTCAATTTGGTGTGAATTTGGACAATGCGGCGGTTCTCCACGGTCCGCTTCGCGAGTTATTTGACCAACCCGTGCCAATGCCTGGAGAGGCGGATGAGATTGTTTTTTCTTGTGTAGCCCGGCTAGACATACTCTGGAAGGCACAAGATATCCTCCTTGAGGTGCTAGGATCGGAATTGTGGAAAAACAGGACTTGGAAACTAAGGATTTATGGAGCCGGTGCAGATGAAAGCCATGTACGACACCTGGTGAAAATGTATGGGTTGCAGGAGCGTGTCTCTTTCGAAGGGTACGCCAATAATATGCGCGAAATCTGGAAGACCAGCCATGTCATGGTGTTGCCGTCACGAGGGGAAGGTACTCCCCTCGCCACCCTTGAAGCAATGATGTGTGGCCGTCCGGTCGTGACAACGGACGTTGGCGGCAACCGTGAGGTTCTGGAAGAGGGCATATCCGGATGGATAGCAGAGGCGGCTACACCGTATTCGTTTGGAAAGGCAATGGACCGGGCTTGGCAGGATAGAGCCCGGTGGGTTGAAATGGGTCGGCGCGCACATGATAAAGCTTTGGAAATTGCAAAACTTGAGCCTTCCCTGAAGCTGCTCGGCATATTGAAGTCTATTTAA
- a CDS encoding NAD-dependent epimerase/dehydratase family protein — MSRKIFVIGGAGFIGSVVSKTLLNSHDVVVCDSAGRLRNLGVKVPDSVNYDFGADSPKRISCERGDVAVIFSWRGYPAAHENDPLGKLMINLDHTLKLVTWLVEQGVSDLIYASSGGAVYGDCGCEPVNEATPLKPVGFYGIGKATAEMYIRKVLCEAKVRYIILRIGNAYGPGQIADNLSVGLIAKAVVAACTGRPLELWGTGEKRRDYIHVEDIATAVRTVIDTPLLPAGIYNIGSGKAFSNKEVIAMVRATLEMAVPIIDRSERGFDVGSICLSTHAIHDRTGWRPTWTIEKGIKQMGLMLTS; from the coding sequence ATGTCCAGAAAAATATTTGTAATTGGTGGAGCGGGCTTTATCGGGAGCGTGGTTTCTAAAACTTTGTTGAACTCGCATGACGTTGTCGTTTGTGATTCAGCGGGCCGCTTAAGAAACCTGGGAGTTAAAGTTCCTGACAGTGTTAATTATGATTTTGGAGCGGATTCTCCGAAGAGAATTTCGTGTGAAAGGGGTGATGTGGCAGTGATCTTTTCCTGGAGGGGTTATCCAGCAGCACATGAGAATGACCCACTCGGGAAATTAATGATCAACTTAGACCATACACTGAAATTGGTTACCTGGTTAGTTGAACAAGGTGTTTCTGACTTGATTTATGCATCAAGTGGTGGAGCCGTTTATGGCGATTGTGGGTGCGAGCCGGTAAATGAAGCCACTCCATTGAAACCAGTTGGCTTTTATGGTATCGGCAAGGCTACTGCCGAAATGTACATTCGTAAAGTGTTGTGTGAAGCCAAAGTACGCTATATCATTCTGCGCATCGGAAACGCTTACGGACCGGGACAAATCGCTGACAATCTATCGGTCGGATTGATTGCCAAGGCTGTGGTCGCAGCGTGCACAGGAAGACCGCTTGAGCTGTGGGGGACGGGAGAAAAACGCCGCGATTATATACATGTCGAAGACATTGCAACAGCAGTCAGAACTGTGATAGACACACCATTGCTTCCAGCGGGAATCTATAATATTGGGTCGGGTAAAGCATTTTCAAATAAGGAGGTGATTGCAATGGTTAGAGCCACGCTTGAAATGGCGGTTCCGATCATCGATCGATCCGAACGGGGATTTGATGTCGGAAGCATTTGTCTGAGTACTCATGCCATACACGACAGAACTGGATGGAGGCCCACATGGACGATTGAGAAAGGGATTAAACAAATGGGTCTAATGTTGACTTCTTAA
- a CDS encoding glycosyltransferase family 2 protein, producing MSEISVIIPAYNRDSLIRDTLLSILGQSVPAFEIIVVDDGSTDRTAEVAEACGKTVRVIRQTNAGPAAARNRGFRESTGDYIHFFDSDDIALPNKHEVQLRALEQSGADIAYGPWIKGRISQRGFEPENAVLQQLGLPKGDLVQALLTNWSIVPHACLFRRSIVEKSGGFPEHLYVAEDQLMFLRCLLAGARVVHSPGTLELYRVDNSDKLSTADSNRTRHLTHWAQFLIDAEHECAKNGIRAIDWFGYRRRLWEAREYLVKDEVKETDIVSELSDLLGGPGGDSVYYFEKVFQKIRRSLGLGRQHPSFGCGPIDADQARILDGFTW from the coding sequence TTGAGCGAAATTTCAGTTATCATTCCAGCTTATAATCGTGACTCGCTCATTCGAGACACGCTACTCAGTATTCTGGGTCAATCCGTTCCTGCATTTGAAATCATCGTGGTGGATGATGGTTCTACGGATCGCACCGCCGAGGTGGCGGAGGCATGTGGAAAAACGGTGCGAGTGATCCGTCAGACGAACGCTGGGCCAGCGGCCGCACGCAATCGCGGGTTCCGTGAGTCAACTGGTGATTATATCCATTTTTTCGATAGTGACGACATCGCGCTGCCCAACAAACACGAAGTGCAGTTAAGGGCATTGGAGCAAAGCGGTGCCGACATCGCCTATGGTCCCTGGATCAAAGGACGGATTAGCCAACGTGGTTTTGAACCCGAGAATGCAGTCCTGCAACAGCTCGGTCTTCCCAAAGGTGATTTGGTGCAAGCGTTGCTGACAAATTGGTCAATTGTCCCGCATGCCTGTCTGTTCCGACGTTCTATTGTTGAAAAGTCAGGTGGATTTCCCGAGCATCTGTATGTGGCAGAAGACCAGCTCATGTTCCTCCGGTGTCTTTTGGCCGGGGCAAGGGTCGTCCATTCTCCTGGAACGCTTGAGCTTTATCGGGTGGATAACAGCGATAAGCTCAGCACAGCGGATTCTAATCGCACGAGACACCTGACCCATTGGGCCCAGTTTCTGATAGATGCGGAGCATGAATGTGCAAAAAATGGAATCCGGGCGATAGATTGGTTTGGCTATCGCCGCCGACTGTGGGAAGCTCGGGAGTATCTTGTGAAAGATGAAGTAAAAGAAACAGATATAGTGTCTGAACTAAGCGATTTACTTGGTGGACCCGGGGGCGATTCGGTTTACTACTTCGAAAAAGTCTTTCAAAAAATCCGCAGGAGCCTCGGCCTAGGGCGTCAACACCCTAGCTTCGGGTGCGGTCCAATTGATGCCGATCAGGCAAGGATACTAGATGGTTTCACATGGTAG
- a CDS encoding glycosyltransferase: MPKISVVLPVLNGLPYLIDALASLESQTCQDFELLLWDNGSNDGTVMEARKWIPSRLPGRVISGNPLPLHECLARLVVLSTTEFCARMDADDVALPDRFSKQLSALINNPKLAMVGGQCINIDAEGQILELQESLPLTHDDIVTQMLVRSALTHPALMFRRSAVLQAGNYSFPKPVEDLDLYLRIVNLFEVCNLSSPVLYYRLHDSSVCHQNRELQSKQASERICKHVRQTYGFSESSYHKLQANRCFCTLALLLWSAFYRAGWRPLSFFRIVFSHTFVESGRCLTRRSDWLSRAGFRFLKSLTSS; encoded by the coding sequence ATGCCTAAGATTTCTGTCGTATTGCCTGTTCTGAATGGCTTACCCTATCTTATTGATGCCCTGGCCTCTTTGGAGAGCCAAACTTGCCAGGACTTTGAACTGCTACTATGGGACAATGGATCGAATGATGGAACAGTCATGGAGGCAAGGAAATGGATACCATCGCGGTTACCGGGACGGGTGATATCCGGAAATCCATTGCCACTTCATGAATGTCTGGCGCGATTGGTTGTTCTTTCTACCACAGAATTCTGCGCTCGCATGGACGCGGATGATGTGGCGCTTCCTGATCGTTTTTCCAAACAATTGTCTGCCCTTATAAATAATCCAAAGCTCGCCATGGTAGGCGGACAATGCATTAATATTGACGCTGAAGGTCAGATTCTTGAACTTCAGGAAAGTCTTCCTCTCACGCATGACGATATTGTGACACAAATGCTTGTTCGCAGCGCCCTGACCCATCCAGCTTTAATGTTCCGTCGCAGCGCCGTACTTCAGGCAGGGAACTACAGTTTCCCAAAGCCTGTAGAAGATCTTGACCTTTATTTGCGCATTGTAAATTTGTTTGAGGTTTGCAATCTTTCCTCTCCAGTCCTATATTATAGACTGCATGATTCCAGTGTCTGCCACCAGAACAGAGAGTTACAGTCAAAGCAGGCGTCAGAAAGAATTTGTAAACATGTTCGCCAAACTTATGGATTTTCGGAAAGTTCTTATCATAAACTCCAAGCCAACCGCTGCTTCTGCACACTGGCGCTCTTGCTTTGGAGTGCCTTCTACCGTGCGGGATGGCGGCCGCTCAGCTTTTTCCGTATTGTTTTTTCACATACTTTTGTGGAAAGCGGCCGTTGTTTAACAAGAAGATCTGACTGGCTCTCACGCGCGGGATTCAGGTTTCTAAAGTCACTTACATCTTCATGA
- a CDS encoding glycosyltransferase family 61 protein, whose product MISAFKAKLLRRPPPAALWEPGDKLDSTLGRIVVKGIRKHHIPMPEPPIIFSADCDTVRFPNPVGVFDGYLVVLDSATVSGQDGFVQLNDGSFLIQPAWHANNLVPNPVYWRRRFTSPVRQRGKWFSCLLFFSYGYYHWICDVLARFHRVLESLPLDTKFLVPWKMETWKWASLEALGIQRERCVQFPPDSHWIFDELYYAPPSAMTGDHDPEAIQWVRDTVVNHYNLTSSYGKNTRLYLTRRHAASRRVQNEDQLWPVLKDAGFKLVEAEYLTFREQVEIFYHASMVLAPHGAGLTNITWCQPGATVLEIFTPSSSDRRCYWTLASALGHSYGAIVGQEDGERMQSMDIVCPRDVLDQALLWRAPHV is encoded by the coding sequence ATGATCTCGGCATTCAAAGCCAAATTATTGCGTCGACCACCGCCCGCTGCTTTATGGGAGCCTGGTGATAAATTGGACTCTACCTTGGGCAGAATAGTGGTTAAAGGAATACGCAAACACCATATTCCTATGCCCGAGCCACCGATCATCTTCAGCGCAGATTGTGACACTGTGCGCTTCCCAAATCCTGTGGGGGTTTTCGATGGTTATCTCGTTGTTTTGGATTCAGCAACAGTTTCAGGACAGGATGGGTTTGTGCAGCTTAATGATGGTTCATTTTTAATACAGCCTGCCTGGCATGCTAACAATCTTGTGCCAAATCCTGTTTATTGGCGTCGCCGATTTACCTCTCCAGTCAGGCAACGAGGTAAATGGTTCAGTTGCCTACTGTTTTTTAGTTATGGTTATTACCACTGGATTTGTGATGTGTTGGCGAGATTTCATCGGGTGTTGGAATCGCTTCCTTTAGATACTAAGTTTCTGGTGCCTTGGAAGATGGAGACATGGAAGTGGGCGTCCTTGGAAGCGCTAGGCATTCAACGCGAACGCTGTGTTCAATTTCCACCGGACAGCCATTGGATTTTTGATGAGTTGTATTACGCGCCGCCATCGGCGATGACGGGCGACCATGACCCAGAAGCCATTCAATGGGTGCGGGATACTGTAGTGAATCACTATAATCTAACCAGCAGCTACGGTAAGAATACCCGTTTGTATCTGACCCGGCGTCACGCTGCTTCACGCCGGGTTCAGAATGAGGATCAACTTTGGCCTGTTTTGAAAGACGCCGGTTTTAAGCTAGTAGAAGCGGAGTATCTGACTTTCCGCGAACAAGTAGAGATCTTTTATCATGCCAGCATGGTATTGGCTCCTCACGGAGCGGGATTAACCAACATCACTTGGTGCCAGCCCGGAGCGACTGTTTTGGAAATCTTCACTCCTTCATCATCAGATCGGCGCTGCTACTGGACACTGGCTTCCGCTCTTGGACATTCATATGGGGCCATCGTTGGCCAAGAAGATGGAGAAAGGATGCAGTCCATGGATATCGTATGTCCACGTGACGTATTAGACCAAGCTCTCCTGTGGCGCGCGCCACATGTCTAA